A section of the Bradyrhizobium oligotrophicum S58 genome encodes:
- a CDS encoding transglycosylase domain-containing protein, giving the protein MARGRKQSGGRKEPRFGLAAAMADLRLDAKDRIPAGEDAPKKSAAKRKPVEPDDDDDVPEREPKPRAPKPKPARGKSRWGLSVGRMVYWAVVCGLWGVIALVGVVIWAGAHLPPIQSLEIPKRPPTIEITGFDGSILAQRGEMAGANIALKDLPPYLPKAFIAIEDRRFYQHFGIDPIGIARALVANVLHRGVSQGGSTLTQQLAKNLFLTQERTLARKLQEAELALWLERKYSKREILELYLNRVYFGSGAYGVEAAAQRYFGKSARQVTVGEAAMLAGLVKSPSRLAPNRNPEGAAKRAQTVLAAMADAKFITEAQAQAQIAHPSVAVKPAGAGTVNYVADWIGEVLDDLVGQVEESIVVETTIDPKLQSVAEAAIIDELAAKSVKFNVSQGALVAMTPDGAVRAMVGGRNYADSQFNRAVTAKRQPGSAFKPFVYLTAIEQGLTPETVRQDAPLDLKGWKPENYTREYFGPVTLTQALAMSLNTVAVRVGLEVGPKNVVRTAHRLGIASRLDPNPSIALGTSEVSMIELVGAYAPFSNGGLSVSPHVVTRIKTLDGKLLYMRQAEQPAQVIEPRNAAMMNQMMQETLVSGTAKKAEIPGWVAAGKTGTSQDFRDAWFIGYTAHLVTGVWLGNDDNSPTKKATGGGLPVEVWTRFMRAAHQGVPVASLPNAQGAGLVPTLAQIASQITAPSAPAPAASARSAQPSRSNARPEAAAGLDGWLVDRLFGGQR; this is encoded by the coding sequence ATGGCGCGGGGACGGAAACAGAGCGGCGGACGCAAGGAGCCGCGATTCGGCCTTGCGGCAGCGATGGCCGATCTGCGCCTCGATGCGAAGGACCGGATTCCGGCCGGCGAGGACGCGCCGAAAAAGTCCGCAGCCAAGCGCAAGCCGGTCGAGCCGGATGATGACGACGACGTGCCGGAGCGCGAGCCGAAGCCACGCGCGCCGAAGCCGAAGCCTGCCCGCGGCAAGTCGCGCTGGGGCCTCTCGGTCGGCCGCATGGTCTACTGGGCGGTCGTTTGCGGCCTGTGGGGTGTCATCGCGCTGGTCGGCGTGGTGATCTGGGCCGGCGCGCATCTGCCGCCGATCCAATCGCTGGAGATCCCGAAGCGGCCGCCGACGATCGAGATCACAGGCTTCGACGGCAGCATCCTGGCGCAGCGCGGCGAGATGGCCGGCGCCAATATCGCGCTGAAGGATCTGCCGCCCTATCTGCCGAAGGCCTTCATCGCCATCGAGGACCGCCGCTTCTACCAGCATTTCGGCATCGATCCGATCGGCATCGCCCGCGCCCTCGTCGCCAACGTCCTGCATCGCGGCGTGTCGCAGGGCGGCTCGACCCTGACGCAGCAGCTCGCCAAGAACCTGTTCCTGACCCAGGAGCGCACGCTCGCGCGCAAGCTGCAGGAGGCGGAGCTGGCGCTATGGCTGGAGCGCAAATATTCCAAGCGCGAGATCCTCGAACTCTATCTGAACCGCGTCTATTTCGGTTCCGGCGCCTATGGCGTCGAGGCCGCGGCCCAGCGCTATTTCGGCAAGTCGGCGCGGCAGGTCACGGTCGGCGAGGCCGCGATGCTCGCGGGCCTCGTCAAGTCGCCGTCGCGGCTGGCGCCGAACCGCAACCCGGAAGGCGCCGCCAAGCGCGCCCAGACCGTGCTCGCGGCGATGGCCGACGCCAAGTTCATCACCGAAGCCCAGGCGCAGGCGCAGATCGCGCATCCGAGCGTGGCGGTGAAGCCGGCCGGCGCCGGCACCGTCAACTACGTCGCCGACTGGATCGGCGAGGTGCTCGACGACCTCGTCGGCCAGGTCGAGGAGTCGATCGTGGTCGAGACCACGATCGATCCGAAGCTGCAGAGTGTGGCGGAGGCCGCCATCATCGATGAGCTCGCCGCCAAGAGCGTGAAATTCAACGTCAGCCAGGGCGCGCTGGTGGCCATGACGCCCGATGGCGCCGTGCGCGCCATGGTCGGCGGCCGCAACTACGCGGACAGCCAGTTCAACCGCGCCGTGACCGCCAAGCGCCAGCCCGGCTCGGCCTTCAAGCCGTTCGTCTACCTCACCGCGATCGAGCAGGGCCTGACGCCGGAGACGGTGCGGCAGGACGCGCCGCTCGATCTCAAGGGCTGGAAGCCGGAAAACTACACCCGCGAGTATTTCGGCCCGGTGACGCTGACCCAGGCGCTGGCGATGTCGCTGAACACCGTCGCGGTGCGCGTCGGCCTCGAGGTCGGGCCGAAGAACGTGGTGCGCACTGCGCACCGCCTGGGCATCGCCTCCAGGCTCGATCCCAACCCGTCGATCGCGCTCGGCACCTCCGAGGTGTCGATGATCGAGCTGGTCGGCGCCTATGCGCCCTTCTCCAATGGCGGCCTCAGCGTCTCGCCGCACGTGGTGACGCGGATCAAGACGCTCGACGGCAAGCTGCTCTACATGCGCCAGGCCGAGCAGCCGGCGCAGGTGATCGAGCCGCGCAACGCGGCGATGATGAACCAGATGATGCAGGAGACGCTGGTCTCGGGCACCGCCAAGAAGGCCGAGATTCCGGGCTGGGTCGCCGCCGGCAAGACCGGCACCAGCCAGGATTTCCGCGACGCCTGGTTCATCGGCTACACCGCGCATCTGGTCACCGGCGTCTGGCTCGGCAATGACGACAACTCGCCGACCAAGAAGGCGACCGGCGGCGGCCTCCCGGTCGAGGTCTGGACCCGCTTCATGCGCGCAGCACATCAGGGCGTGCCGGTTGCATCGCTGCCGAACGCGCAGGGCGCAGGGCTGGTCCCGACCTTGGCGCAGATCGCCTCGCAGATCACGGCGCCCTCAGCGCCAGCCCCTGCCGCGAGCGCGCGTTCCGCTCAGCCGAGCCGCAGCAATGCGCGGCCGGAAGCCGCCGCAGGCCTCGACGGCTGGCTGGTGGACCGGTTGTTCGGTGGACAACGCTGA
- a CDS encoding EAL domain-containing protein, whose product MRASEFQPVESAHLLSAALDRASEAVLILNENGHVHHANAEAARLFRKDPAVLIGVDLASLGLPDDILEQARSVERSDAAGPGATVVRELTLKHDDGSRDWVRLSASDLSSDDQPRHWLVMVRNVTSEIELRERNALLTSVADRTNRAVIVTDRDLTILYTNAAFANLFGYTPEQSIGRRAEELLIGPCTDPATVDRLRQCADDDRGIEEDVLVYDKDGHELWTTAYVKAHRTRRGKVKYLFGLLTDIRETKQLRSLQQLIMSSLASDLSITTIADQLCRRVEELAPDVVCSVLHVDSDGLIHPLGGPSLPPAYSASLDGVAIGPDVGSCGTAAYLCEPVLSQDIDNDPRWQPYKAGPLGAGLRACWSSPIKGKDGRVIGTFAFYFRECRGPSPWHEQIVAACIQLGALAIERQEVRSTISQVAYHDMLTGLPNRARIPSLIAEAIKACPAGGHVAVAFLDADNFKDVNDTLGHAAGDEFLVGFANRLRAQIRNGDMLGRLGGDEFVIVLQNRDPLEASLAAARITAALAMPLTIGKRQVPMSASMGLSLYPDNAKDIETLIKQADAAMYKAKRGGRATYRFFSADIDKLAEERLMHSTALREAIASEALTLHYQPQIRTRDGAIHGVEALARWHDPVLGEVSPSKFIPLAEECGLIEQIGVWSIKLACQQMASWRRARLDIPCISVNLSPINFQNVNLAAMVAQILAANDLPAKMLMLEITEGVILNERATVIATMNELRNMGVGLSLDDFGTGYSSLSRLAQLPIDELKIDRSFMRDFENDNGTRAIVTAVVRVGQSLDVAVVAEGVETEPQRRLLAELGCDAMQGFLFARPMAASAFSRWLLDYSAHRASLMLRQVGRALAQAGSTEAERKPRPSAVAAG is encoded by the coding sequence ATGCGTGCAAGCGAGTTCCAACCGGTCGAATCTGCTCACCTGCTCTCGGCCGCGCTCGACCGTGCCAGCGAAGCTGTCCTCATTCTCAATGAGAACGGTCATGTCCATCACGCCAATGCGGAAGCTGCCCGCCTCTTCCGCAAAGATCCCGCGGTCCTGATCGGCGTCGACCTGGCCAGTCTGGGCCTGCCCGATGATATCCTCGAACAGGCGCGCAGCGTCGAACGGAGTGATGCGGCCGGGCCCGGCGCCACCGTCGTGCGCGAATTGACGCTGAAGCACGACGACGGCTCCCGCGACTGGGTGCGTCTGTCCGCCTCCGACCTGTCGTCCGATGACCAGCCCCGCCATTGGCTCGTCATGGTCCGCAACGTCACCTCCGAGATCGAGCTGCGGGAGCGCAACGCGCTGCTGACCTCGGTGGCGGACCGGACCAACCGGGCCGTCATCGTCACCGATCGCGACCTCACCATCCTCTATACCAACGCGGCCTTCGCCAACCTGTTCGGCTACACGCCCGAACAGTCGATCGGGCGCCGGGCCGAAGAGCTGCTGATCGGCCCGTGCACTGATCCCGCCACCGTCGACCGGCTGCGGCAATGCGCCGACGACGACCGCGGCATCGAGGAGGACGTGCTTGTCTACGACAAGGACGGCCACGAGCTCTGGACCACGGCCTATGTCAAGGCACACCGCACCAGGCGCGGCAAGGTGAAGTACCTGTTCGGCCTGCTGACCGACATCAGGGAGACCAAGCAGCTGCGCTCGCTGCAGCAGCTGATCATGTCGTCGCTGGCCTCCGACCTGTCGATCACGACGATCGCCGACCAGCTGTGCCGCCGGGTCGAGGAGCTCGCGCCCGACGTGGTCTGCTCGGTCCTCCACGTCGATTCCGACGGGCTGATTCATCCGCTTGGCGGACCCAGCCTGCCGCCGGCCTATTCCGCAAGCCTGGACGGCGTCGCGATCGGGCCGGATGTCGGCTCCTGCGGCACCGCGGCCTATCTGTGCGAGCCGGTGCTGTCGCAGGACATCGACAATGATCCGCGCTGGCAGCCCTACAAGGCCGGGCCGCTGGGCGCCGGTCTTCGCGCCTGCTGGTCGTCCCCGATCAAGGGCAAGGATGGCCGCGTCATCGGCACCTTTGCCTTCTACTTCCGCGAATGCCGCGGCCCGAGCCCGTGGCACGAGCAGATCGTCGCCGCCTGCATCCAGCTCGGCGCGCTCGCGATCGAGCGCCAGGAGGTCAGGTCGACGATCTCGCAGGTCGCCTATCACGACATGCTGACGGGCCTGCCCAATCGCGCCCGCATTCCGTCGCTGATCGCCGAGGCCATCAAGGCCTGTCCGGCGGGCGGCCATGTCGCCGTGGCCTTCCTCGATGCCGACAATTTCAAGGACGTCAACGACACGTTGGGCCATGCCGCCGGCGACGAGTTCCTGGTCGGCTTCGCCAATCGCCTGCGCGCGCAAATCCGTAACGGCGACATGCTGGGCCGTCTCGGCGGCGACGAGTTCGTGATCGTACTGCAGAATCGCGATCCGCTCGAGGCCTCGCTGGCCGCGGCGCGGATCACCGCGGCCCTCGCCATGCCGCTGACGATCGGCAAGCGGCAGGTGCCGATGTCGGCGAGCATGGGGCTCAGCCTCTATCCCGACAACGCCAAGGACATCGAGACCCTGATCAAGCAGGCCGATGCGGCGATGTACAAGGCCAAGCGCGGCGGCCGCGCGACCTACCGCTTCTTCAGCGCCGACATCGACAAGCTCGCCGAAGAACGGCTGATGCATTCGACCGCGCTGCGCGAGGCGATCGCCAGCGAGGCCCTGACCCTGCATTATCAGCCGCAGATCCGCACCCGGGACGGCGCCATCCATGGCGTCGAGGCGCTGGCGCGCTGGCATGATCCGGTGCTGGGCGAGGTCTCGCCGTCGAAATTCATTCCGCTCGCGGAGGAGTGCGGCCTGATCGAGCAGATCGGCGTGTGGTCGATCAAGCTGGCCTGTCAGCAGATGGCGTCGTGGCGGCGCGCCCGTCTCGACATCCCCTGCATCTCGGTGAACCTGTCGCCGATCAACTTCCAGAACGTCAATCTGGCGGCGATGGTGGCGCAGATCCTGGCGGCCAACGATCTTCCGGCGAAGATGCTGATGCTGGAGATCACCGAAGGCGTGATCCTCAATGAGCGCGCCACCGTGATCGCGACCATGAACGAGCTGCGCAACATGGGCGTCGGCCTGTCGCTGGATGATTTCGGCACCGGCTATTCCAGCCTCAGCCGGCTGGCGCAGCTGCCGATCGACGAGCTCAAGATCGACCGCAGCTTCATGCGCGATTTCGAGAACGACAACGGCACCCGCGCGATCGTGACCGCGGTGGTCAGGGTCGGCCAGAGCCTCGACGTCGCCGTCGTCGCCGAGGGCGTCGAGACCGAGCCGCAGCGGCGCCTGCTCGCCGAGCTGGGCTGCGATGCGATGCAGGGTTTCCTGTTCGCGCGTCCGATGGCCGCCAGCGCCTTCAGCCGCTGGCTGCTGGATTACAGCGCGCACCGCGCGAGCCTGATGCTGCGGCAGGTCGGACGGGCGCTGGCGCAGGCCGGCTCGACCGAGGCCGAGCGCAAGCCGCGTCCCTCGGCCGTAGCAGCCGGCTGA
- a CDS encoding DUF1330 domain-containing protein — protein sequence MGHIDPTKEVFALFRENDRPGPIHMLNLVRLRQEATYPDGRQVSGAEAYAAYGRESGPVFERLGGRIVWQGRFELMLIGPQQERWDHCFIAEYPSVQAFVEMIRDPVYREAVKHRQAAVEDSRLIRHAVLPVGKNFGEVPE from the coding sequence ATGGGCCATATCGATCCCACCAAGGAGGTGTTCGCGCTATTCCGCGAGAACGATCGGCCGGGTCCGATCCACATGCTGAACCTGGTGCGGCTGCGCCAGGAAGCCACTTATCCCGACGGACGCCAGGTGAGTGGCGCGGAAGCCTACGCCGCCTATGGCCGCGAGAGCGGCCCGGTGTTCGAACGCCTCGGCGGCCGCATCGTCTGGCAGGGCCGCTTCGAGCTGATGCTGATCGGCCCGCAGCAGGAGCGCTGGGACCATTGCTTCATCGCCGAGTATCCGTCCGTGCAGGCGTTCGTCGAGATGATTAGGGATCCCGTCTATCGCGAGGCGGTGAAGCACCGGCAGGCCGCGGTGGAGGATTCGCGGTTGATCCGCCACGCGGTGCTGCCGGTGGGCAAGAATTTCGGCGAGGTGCCGGAATGA
- a CDS encoding polyhydroxyalkanoate depolymerase has protein sequence MPIGEFGGAPPLASEGSPVLTTPMYWMYEMAHASLNPARAVTDATKILFQNPLNPWTHTEMGKSIAAACELFERTTRRYGKPEWGLDETEVNGVRTPVEVRSIWEKPFARLLYFDRKLTRPLRSPQPRLLIVAPMSGHYATLLRGTVEAFLPTHEVYITDWADARMVPLAEGRFDLDDYIDYVIEMLRFLGTNMHVMAVCQPAVPVLAAVSVMEAERDPFAPISMTLMGGPIDTRRNPTGVNNLAQERGIDWFRNHVITKVPFPHPGVMRDVYPGFLQLNGFISMNLDRHVDAHKALFANLVKGDGDQVDKHRDFYDEYLAVMDLAAEYYLQTVETVFIRHALPKGEMTHRGTLVDPSKVTRVALMTVEGEKDDISGLGQTEATHGLCSSIPDHRRVHYVQPGVGHYGVFNGSRFKSEIVPRICDFMLSAADPKSLLAIAAE, from the coding sequence ATGCCGATAGGTGAGTTTGGCGGTGCACCGCCCCTGGCGTCGGAAGGCAGTCCCGTCCTGACGACACCGATGTACTGGATGTACGAGATGGCGCACGCCTCGCTCAATCCTGCGCGGGCCGTCACCGATGCCACCAAGATCCTGTTTCAAAACCCGCTCAATCCTTGGACCCATACCGAGATGGGCAAGTCGATCGCGGCGGCCTGCGAGCTGTTCGAGCGCACCACGCGCCGCTACGGCAAGCCCGAATGGGGGCTCGACGAGACCGAGGTCAACGGCGTCAGGACCCCGGTCGAGGTCCGCTCGATCTGGGAAAAGCCGTTCGCTCGGCTGCTGTATTTCGATCGCAAGCTGACGCGGCCGCTGCGCAGCCCGCAGCCGCGGCTGCTGATCGTGGCGCCGATGTCCGGCCATTACGCGACGCTGTTGCGCGGCACGGTGGAAGCGTTCCTGCCGACCCACGAGGTCTATATTACCGATTGGGCCGATGCCCGGATGGTGCCGCTGGCCGAAGGCCGCTTCGATCTCGACGACTACATCGACTATGTCATCGAGATGCTGCGCTTCCTCGGCACCAACATGCATGTGATGGCGGTCTGCCAACCGGCGGTGCCGGTGCTGGCGGCGGTGTCGGTGATGGAGGCCGAGCGCGACCCGTTCGCACCGATCTCGATGACCCTGATGGGCGGCCCGATCGATACGCGGCGCAATCCGACCGGCGTGAACAATCTCGCCCAGGAGCGCGGCATCGACTGGTTCCGCAACCACGTCATCACCAAGGTGCCGTTCCCGCATCCCGGCGTCATGCGCGACGTCTATCCGGGCTTCCTGCAGCTGAACGGGTTCATCAGCATGAACCTCGACCGCCACGTCGACGCCCACAAGGCGCTGTTCGCCAACCTCGTGAAGGGCGACGGCGATCAGGTCGACAAGCACCGCGACTTCTACGACGAGTATCTCGCCGTCATGGACCTGGCTGCGGAATATTATTTGCAGACGGTGGAAACGGTGTTCATCAGGCACGCGCTGCCGAAGGGCGAGATGACCCATCGCGGCACCTTGGTCGATCCGTCGAAGGTCACGCGCGTCGCGTTGATGACGGTCGAAGGCGAGAAGGACGACATCTCCGGTCTCGGTCAAACCGAAGCGACACATGGACTCTGCTCATCGATCCCCGATCATCGCCGCGTTCACTACGTGCAACCGGGCGTCGGTCATTACGGCGTGTTCAACGGATCGCGATTCAAGTCGGAGATCGTGCCACGCATTTGCGATTTCATGCTCTCGGCAGCGGATCCGAAGTCGCTGCTCGCCATTGCGGCCGAATGA
- a CDS encoding ABC transporter permease, whose product MNDLSLSIAPHRIGAMILRYWYLLLSSWPRLLELMYWPTLQIITWGFLQTYIASNAGFFARAGGTLIGAVILWDILFRGQLGFSISFLEEMWARNIGNLMMSPLTPLEFLLALMTMSLIRLAIGIIPMTLIAVWFFDFNFYSLGLPLVAFFCNLIFTSWAVGIFVSGLVLRNGLGAESIVWTLMFALMPLACVYYPVQVLPHWLQLVAWSLPPTYVFEGMRALLIDGTFRADLMLTAFGLNAALLLASFAAFIALLRSARRAGSLLSSGE is encoded by the coding sequence ATGAACGACCTGTCCTTGAGCATCGCGCCGCACCGGATCGGCGCGATGATCCTGCGCTACTGGTACCTCCTGCTGTCGTCGTGGCCGCGACTGCTGGAACTGATGTACTGGCCGACCCTGCAGATCATCACCTGGGGCTTCCTGCAGACCTACATCGCCTCGAATGCCGGCTTCTTCGCCCGGGCCGGCGGCACCCTGATCGGCGCGGTCATCCTGTGGGACATCCTGTTCCGCGGCCAGCTCGGCTTCTCGATCTCCTTCCTGGAGGAGATGTGGGCGCGCAACATCGGCAACCTGATGATGAGCCCGCTGACGCCGCTGGAGTTCCTGCTGGCGCTGATGACGATGAGCCTGATCCGGCTCGCCATCGGTATCATTCCGATGACCTTGATCGCGGTCTGGTTCTTCGATTTCAACTTCTACAGCCTCGGCCTGCCGCTGGTGGCGTTCTTCTGCAACCTGATCTTCACCTCCTGGGCGGTCGGCATCTTCGTGTCCGGGCTCGTGCTGCGCAACGGGCTCGGCGCCGAGAGCATCGTCTGGACCCTGATGTTCGCGCTGATGCCGCTCGCCTGCGTGTACTATCCCGTGCAGGTGCTGCCGCACTGGCTGCAGCTGGTCGCATGGTCGCTGCCGCCGACCTACGTATTCGAGGGCATGCGCGCCCTGCTGATCGACGGCACCTTCCGGGCTGACCTGATGCTGACGGCGTTCGGGCTCAATGCCGCCCTGCTGCTGGCGTCGTTTGCAGCATTCATTGCCCTGTTGCGCAGCGCACGCCGCGCCGGCTCGCTGCTGTCATCGGGTGAATAA
- a CDS encoding ActS/PrrB/RegB family redox-sensitive histidine kinase: MTDALTIDTPDIDYRHPRQRVRLDTILRLRWLAALGQLSAIFIVVQGLEFDLPVVPCLAVISVSALLNLGLQIAFNPMQLLEPAHAGGLLALNIIELTILLYLTGGLENPFSYMFLAPVLIAATALPVRLTITLGLLAVACATALFFMHLPLPWEGEEPLIFPPIYLFGVWLSIALAIGVTSLYAFQVTEEARKLSDALAATELVLAREQHLTQLDGLAAAAAHELGTPLATIVLISRELERALQDNGQVTSDIKTLREQAQRCRDILGKITQLSSTGSMFDRMKLSTLIEETVAPHRDFGVDIKVRVAVTAAKEPVGTRNPAILYGVGNILENAVDFARNAVEVNAWWNNDTVELVVSDDGPGFAPDILKRIGEPYLSRRRSTEDNQGGGLGLGVFIARTLLERTGAKVSFSNRTFPDHGAVVQIAWPRRRFEASEDGDATEP; encoded by the coding sequence ATGACCGACGCCCTGACCATCGATACGCCCGACATCGACTACCGCCATCCGCGCCAGCGCGTCCGGCTCGACACCATCCTGCGGCTGCGCTGGCTGGCGGCGCTGGGTCAATTGAGCGCGATCTTCATCGTCGTGCAGGGGCTGGAGTTCGACCTGCCGGTGGTGCCCTGTCTCGCCGTGATCAGCGTGTCGGCGCTGCTCAATCTCGGCCTGCAGATCGCCTTCAACCCGATGCAGCTGCTGGAGCCGGCCCATGCCGGCGGCCTCCTCGCGCTCAACATCATCGAGCTGACGATCCTGCTCTATCTCACCGGCGGGCTGGAGAACCCGTTCTCCTACATGTTCCTGGCGCCGGTGCTGATCGCGGCGACCGCCCTGCCCGTGCGCCTCACGATCACCCTCGGCCTGCTCGCCGTCGCCTGCGCCACCGCACTGTTCTTCATGCATCTGCCGCTGCCGTGGGAGGGCGAGGAGCCGCTGATCTTCCCGCCGATCTACCTGTTCGGCGTCTGGCTCTCGATCGCGCTGGCGATCGGCGTTACCAGCCTGTACGCGTTCCAGGTCACGGAGGAAGCGCGCAAGCTGTCGGACGCACTCGCGGCCACCGAGCTGGTGCTGGCGCGCGAGCAGCACCTCACCCAGCTGGATGGCCTCGCCGCCGCAGCCGCGCATGAGCTGGGCACGCCGCTCGCGACCATCGTACTGATCTCGCGCGAATTGGAGCGCGCGCTGCAGGACAACGGCCAAGTGACGTCGGACATCAAGACCCTGCGCGAGCAGGCGCAGCGGTGCCGCGACATTCTCGGCAAGATCACGCAGCTGTCATCCACCGGCTCGATGTTCGACCGCATGAAGCTGTCGACGCTGATCGAGGAGACGGTCGCCCCGCACCGCGATTTCGGCGTCGACATCAAGGTGCGCGTCGCAGTGACCGCCGCGAAGGAGCCGGTCGGCACCCGCAATCCGGCGATCCTCTACGGCGTCGGCAACATCCTGGAGAATGCCGTCGACTTCGCGCGCAATGCCGTCGAGGTGAACGCCTGGTGGAACAACGACACGGTCGAACTCGTGGTCTCCGACGACGGTCCGGGCTTCGCGCCCGACATTCTCAAGCGGATCGGCGAGCCCTATCTGTCGCGCCGGCGCAGCACCGAGGACAACCAGGGTGGCGGCCTCGGGCTCGGCGTGTTCATTGCCCGCACCCTGCTGGAGCGCACCGGCGCCAAGGTGTCGTTTTCCAACCGCACCTTTCCCGACCATGGCGCCGTGGTCCAGATCGCCTGGCCCCGGCGGCGTTTCGAGGCCAGCGAGGACGGCGACGCCACGGAACCCTGA
- a CDS encoding ABC transporter ATP-binding protein — protein MTQYDAAPTPSSASPPGSPAISVSRLTKVYKTTTAVDGVSFAIRRGSITGLLGGNGAGKTTTIAMIMGLVQPTSGEVEVLGHRMPDEAAAVLGRMNFESPYVDMPMRLTVRQNLTIFGRLYAVEHLKERIAELAAQLDLTDFIDRANGKLSAGQKTRVALAKALINDPELLLLDEPTASLDPDTADWVRGHLERYCQRRGATILLASHNMLEVERLCDRVIIMKRGRIEDDDSPAQIMARYNRSTLEEVFLDVARGRDREAAQ, from the coding sequence ATGACGCAATATGACGCAGCGCCGACGCCATCGTCGGCTTCTCCTCCGGGCTCGCCCGCGATCAGCGTGTCGCGGCTGACCAAGGTCTACAAGACGACGACGGCCGTCGACGGCGTTTCGTTCGCGATCCGCCGTGGCAGCATCACGGGACTGCTCGGCGGCAACGGCGCCGGCAAGACGACGACGATCGCGATGATCATGGGGCTGGTGCAGCCGACGTCGGGCGAGGTCGAGGTGCTCGGCCACAGGATGCCGGACGAGGCTGCTGCCGTGCTGGGGCGGATGAATTTCGAGAGCCCCTATGTCGACATGCCGATGCGGCTCACCGTGCGGCAGAACCTCACCATCTTCGGCCGGCTCTACGCGGTCGAGCATCTCAAGGAGCGGATTGCCGAGCTCGCCGCTCAGCTCGATCTCACCGATTTCATCGATCGCGCCAATGGCAAGCTGTCTGCCGGGCAGAAGACCCGCGTGGCCCTGGCCAAGGCGCTGATCAACGATCCCGAGCTGCTGCTGCTGGACGAGCCAACGGCCTCGCTCGATCCTGATACGGCCGACTGGGTGCGCGGCCATCTCGAGCGCTATTGCCAGCGCCGTGGCGCCACCATCCTGCTGGCCTCGCACAACATGCTGGAGGTCGAGCGGCTGTGCGATCGCGTCATCATCATGAAGCGCGGGCGCATCGAGGACGACGACAGCCCGGCCCAGATCATGGCGCGCTACAATCGCTCGACGCTCGAGGAGGTGTTTCTCGACGTCGCCCGCGGCCGTGACCGGGAGGCGGCGCAATGA
- a CDS encoding M48 family metallopeptidase has protein sequence MICFCAERFPWRWIWQNPGEFFPPGLTEMATRALLYRRPAEPSRLLVKHGSQIYSIRLRRHRRARRYTLRIHPSDREAILTMPPRGTIIEAKGFAQRHGAWIAARLGRLPKAAPFLPGTLVPLRGVPHKIVHRAGERGTVWSETRDSGEKILCVAGGLEHIERRVLDFLKREARRDLQKAADAYADQLGVKVKRLSIRDQSSRWGSCTSAGSLSFSWRLILAPPFVLDYLAAHEVAHLIEMNHSPRFWKVCGKVCSSVERAKKWLDTCGNDLHRYGIDD, from the coding sequence ATGATTTGTTTTTGCGCCGAGCGCTTTCCCTGGCGGTGGATATGGCAGAATCCGGGCGAGTTCTTCCCTCCCGGACTGACAGAAATGGCCACTCGCGCGCTACTCTATCGGCGGCCCGCCGAACCTTCGCGTCTTCTCGTCAAGCACGGCTCGCAAATCTACTCGATTAGATTGCGTCGTCACCGTCGTGCGCGACGTTATACCCTGAGAATTCATCCGTCGGATCGCGAAGCGATCCTGACGATGCCTCCGCGCGGCACGATCATTGAAGCCAAGGGCTTTGCACAACGTCATGGCGCCTGGATCGCCGCGCGTCTCGGCCGTTTGCCGAAGGCGGCGCCGTTCCTGCCGGGCACTTTGGTGCCGCTGCGTGGCGTGCCGCACAAGATCGTGCATCGCGCCGGCGAACGCGGCACGGTGTGGAGCGAGACGCGCGACAGCGGTGAGAAGATCCTCTGCGTGGCCGGTGGGCTGGAGCATATCGAGCGCCGCGTGCTCGACTTCCTCAAGCGCGAGGCGCGCCGCGACCTGCAGAAGGCGGCCGACGCCTATGCCGACCAGCTCGGTGTCAAGGTGAAGCGGCTGTCGATCCGCGACCAGTCCAGCCGCTGGGGCTCGTGCACGTCCGCCGGCTCGCTGTCGTTTTCGTGGCGGCTGATCCTCGCGCCGCCGTTCGTGCTCGACTACCTCGCGGCGCACGAGGTCGCGCATCTCATCGAGATGAATCACTCGCCGCGGTTCTGGAAGGTGTGCGGCAAGGTCTGCTCGTCGGTCGAACGCGCCAAGAAGTGGCTCGACACCTGCGGCAACGACCTGCATCGCTACGGCATCGACGATTGA